The Fontisubflavum oceani genomic interval AAAGCAAGAAGCGGCGGAAGCTTTTGATCTGGTCGAACTCCTGCTTCCCGTCGTCGCCGCCCACTTCGATCCCGTATTTCTGGATCAGAAGCGGCACCATATTGCCGCGATAGCGTTTGCCGTTGCGCTGGATGCCGCAGATTTTGTCGAAGAAGCTGGATAGGATGCGCGTGTAAGGGTTGCGAACGCAGGTGAAGGCGTAGGATTTGTGACCCTTCACATTCGCCTCAATCTTGGGCTGGCTGTCCTCCAGGGCCCATTTATGCAGCCCGTCCTTGGCGTCATGGATGTCGCCGTCGAAGAACTTGCCCTGGTCGGAGTAATACATGATCTGACCGATGGTCGAGCAGGCGCATTTGGGCACCACGCGGTAGACCACGCTTTCGCTTTCGGTCATCCATGTTCCCGGAAAACCCATGTTTTCGGACCTCCTACGCTACGTCGCACGCTTTATACCGCGCGGATTGATCCCGAAAAAGCAAAGAACTAGGGTTACTTCAACCGCTATTAGGCATTAGTGGCACAACGATACCGAAAGATTGAGGCCTCTGTTTCGAAAATGGCAAAAATCGCCTTCATCCTTTTGTGTCACAAGGATGCGCCTGCCATCATCCAGCAGGCGGAGCGTCTGACGGCGACGGGCGATTATGTGTCGATCCATTTCGATGCGCGCGCCAAGCCAGCCGATTATGCTGCGATCACATCGGCGCTTGCAGACAATCCGGGCGTGGTCTTTGCCCGCAAGCGGATCAAATGCGGGTGGGGTGAGTGGTCATTGGTGCAGGCCAGCCTCTATGCCCTTGAGGCGGCTGAGGCAGCGTTCCCGAAAGCGACGCATTTCTACATGCTGTCGGGCGATTGTATGTCCGTGAAATCAGCGGCTTATGCCAAGAAATTCCTGGACGGCGCAGATAAGGACTATATCGAGAGCTTCGATTTCTTCACCTCGGATTGGATCAAGACCGGCTTCAAACGGGAACGTTTGGTGTATCGCCATCTGGTCAATGAGCGGAAGCATAAATGGCTGTTTTATGCGCTGTTCAACACGCAGCGGCGGTTGGGGCTGGAGCGCAAAATCCCCGAAGATATCCAGATCATGATCGGCAGCCAGTGGTGGTGTCTGCGCCGGCGCACGATTGAGGCGGTGCTGAAATTCTGCCGACAGCGGCCGGATGTGATCCGATTTTTCCGCACCACCTGGATTCCCGACGAGACGTTTTTTCAAACCATCGTGCGACATCTTGTGGCCGATGTGGAGATCGAGTCCCGGTCGTTGACCTTCAAAATGTTCTCCGATTACGGGATGCCGGTGACCTTCTACAACGATCATTACGATTTGTTGTTGAGCCAGGATTACCTGTTCGCCCGGAAAATCAGCCCCGAAGCGACCTTCCTCAAAGAACGATTGGGCGCGCTTTGGGCGTCGGACAAGACCGATTTCGCGCTGTCGGGCGATGGTCGACGGCTGCACGGCTTCCTCACGGGGCGGGGCCGGATCGGGCGGCGGTTCGCACCACGGTTCTGGGAGCGCGAGGCGACCTTGGGCCAGGATCGCGAATTGCTGATGATCGTCTGCAAGAAATGGCATGTGGCCAAGCGGCTGTTACACGCGGCCGAAGCGGCCACCGGTATAACGGGGATCGAGTATCTTTTTGACGAAGCCGGGTGTGATGTCCCCCATCTTGGCGGGATTGAACGCACGCTCGAGAAGCGCAACCGGCATCGCCGTGCCTTGATGCGGATGTTGTTCGATTATCACAACACGGATCGGATGATGATCTGTCTTGATCCCAATAATATAGACCTCATTGGGGATTTTACCTCGGATCGCGCAAATACCAAATTGTTGGAAATCCAGTGCACTTTCGATGACCGATATTTGATCGGACATGCGGAGCGTGTGGGGCTGGCGGCGCCCGATTCACCGCCGGAAGTTATCGGTCGGATTTTGCCCACATTGCGCTATGAGTTCGACTATGAATCGGCACGCATTCGCGAAGCGGAGTTCCCAAATCATCTGCGCCTGCGTCAGGATCGCAGCACAGATGAGAACACCGAGGTTTTGCAGAGCTTTTTCCGGAGCACAAAAGAGACGGCCTGGAAACTGGCCGAAACCCCGCACCTGTTCGCAGATTAAGCCGCCGGCGCTTTGGTAGAGGTCAGTTCGACAAACACATCCTCGAGATTGGGTTCCTCGGTCGCCACATCTCGGATCGTGATGCCCGCCGCGCGCACCGCTTGAAGGATCGTATCGGCCGAGACGGTGGAGCGGCGATAGGAAAACACCAGCGCCCCATCGGCCCGTTTACTGCATTCCACGCCGTCGGGCGTTTGAACCGGACCGGCGACGCCCTCGGGCATAATCACCAGAGTCTTCGCATCCATCTGCGCCAAAAGTGTCTCGGTACGGTCGCGGACGATCACCTCGCCATGGTTGATGATCGCGATCTCGTCACACATTTCCTGCGCCTCTTCCAGGTAATGGGTGGTCAAAATGATTGTCATCCCCTGTTCATTCAGCTTGCGGACATTGGCCCAGAGCATCTGCCGCAGCTCGATATCGACGCCTGCCGTCGGCTCATCCAACACCAGGATTTGCGGGCTGTGGACCAGGGCTTTGCCCAAGAGCAACCGCCGCCGCATCCCGCCAGAGAGAGACCGGGCATAGGCCTCGGCTTTGTCTTCCAGGCCGATCAGCGCGAGAATCTCGTCGGTGCGGCGTTGCGCTTTCGGCACGCCGTAAAGCCCGGCCTGGACCTCCAAGGCGCCGCGCGGGGTGAAAAACGGATCGAGGTTCAACTCTTGTGGCATCACGCCAATCGCGGCCCGGCTCTGTCGCGGGTTCACATCCTGGTCGAAGCCCCAGATATTCACCTTGCCCGATGATTTTGTCACCAAACCGGCGAGTATATTGATCATTGTGGATTTGCCGGCACCATTGGGCCCGAGAAGTCCGAAAATCGAGCCCTGCGGAATCGTCAGATCGACCCCTTTGAGCGCTTCTTTCGCCGCGCCACGTCCGGCCGCCGCGTAGGTTTTGCGCAACCCGGTCAATTCAATCGCATTGCCTGACATTTTGCCTCCGCTGGCTGGGCTTGCCCGACGCCGGGCAACCTGCAATATGAACGGGACTTATGACGGGATGGACGGCCCGACAAGCGTGAGGACGAGCAAAATGACCCAAGATGCCCCGGAAACCGAAGTGGTAAGCACCTGGCGCGTGGCCTGCGATGGGGGCGAGGGCGCGCTTGGCCATCCGCGGGTTTGGTTGCAGATTGGGCAGGATGTCGGTTGGGCCGAATGCGGCTATTGCGACAAGAAATACATCCATGAAGATTTCGCGGATCAGCTCGACAAAGACTGACGCTGCCTATCGCAGGCGCCGCAGGCTGCATTGTCGGTCAATGGCGTTGAAGCCGTCTACAGCAGTGGCCGGGTAGAGCCTATTCCGTGGCCAGGCCGAGATCGATTTGGTGGTCGCCGCACTGAAAGACGGCCTGCCCGTGGCGCCTCTCGATGAATGTCCCGATGTTCGAGCCGAACAGCAGGCCCAACTGCGCCGTGCCGAGTGTACCGAAGGCCTCAACCGCATCGGTGGCCAGATCTCGGGTGAAGACCGACATCGAACCGGTTTGCCCATTGCTACATCGAAGCCAGATCATCGGCTGGTCGGGGTAAAGGATGCCGTTACAGACCGCACCGGTTGACATCGTCGCTTTGATATTGCCGAAATCCCACCCGCGAAGATGACCGGCAAGCGCGACCTCGTTGGCCTGGCAGCCGACCAGATGGCTGCAATTGCGCATTCGGTCGTCATGAGGCAGGCACAGTGGATCCAGGGCCAGATCGGCGACGGCAGGCATCCCCGTGAAAGTGGCAAGCAGGATCGACGCGAGTCGGGTCAGCATTGTGTCTCTCCAATAAGGGCAACTCGGAACGGCCGATCCGACGCGACCGTGCCCCAGAGGCGCAAATCACCGCTCGCACCCGGTTCGACGGCGGGGTAGAACAGATCATCGGCAATCCGGAGGCAGCTATGGCATTTGGCAAAGGGCATCATCTTCACCTGGTCGATGGCTCGGCTTTCATCTTCCGAGCCTATCATGCTTTGCCGCCGTTGACCCGGAAATCGGACGGGCTGCCGATTGGGGCGGTCAGCGGCTTTTGCAACATGATCCACAAGATGATCGAGTCGAATACCGGCCCGGATGCGCCGACCCATGCGGCAGTGGTGTTTGACAAGGGCTCACATACCTTTCGCAACGACATGTATGATCAATACAAGGCCAATCGCGACGCGATGCCCGAGGATCTACGCCCGCAGATCCCGCTGACCCGGGAGGCGACGAAAGCGTTCAACTTGGCCTGTCTGGAGCTGGAGGGGTATGAGGCCGATGACATAATCGCCACGCTCGCCCGCCAGGCGCGGGACGCCGGAGGACGCTGCACCATCATCTCCTCCGATAAGGATCTGATGCAGCTTGTCGGCGGCGGGGTCGAGATGCTGGACGCGATGAAGAACGCGCGGATCGACAGCGAGGGGGTGGAGGCCAAGTTTGGCGTCGGCCCGGACAAGGTGATCGATGTGCAGGCGCTGGCGGGCGACAGCGTGGATAACATCCCCGGCGCGCCGGGGATCGGCGTTAAGACCGCGGCGCTTTTGATCAATGAATACGGGGATTTGGAGACACTTCTTCAATGTGCCGAAGAGATCAAACAGCCCAAGCGCCGCGAAACCCTGATCAATTTTGCCGATCAGATTCGGCTCTCGAAGCGTCTGGTCACGCTGGATGCGGAGACACCGATTGATGTGACGTTGGAGAGCTTGGAGGTGAAGGACCCGGAGCCGGAGGCCTTGATGGGGTTCCTGGCTGAGATGGAATTCCGCACGCTGACGCGCCGGATTGCTGAGCAAATGGGCGTCGAGGCGCCCGAGATCAAAGAGGTCGCCGCGCCGGTAACAGAGGCCGCGCCCGAGGTGAAACCGTTCGACATTTCGGCCTATGAGATCGTGCGGGAGATGCCCGCGTTGGAGGCCTGGATCGCGAAGGCGCATGCGGTGGGCTATGTGGCGGTGGATACCGAAACCACTGGCCTGAACGAGATGACCGCCGAATTGGTTGGCGTCTGCCTCTCCACGGCGGCGGGCGAGGGGTGCTATGTGCCGGTTGGCCACAAAGAAGGCGGCGATGACCTCTTCGGCGGCGCGAAGCTGGCCGATGGGCAATTGCCGCTGGACGATGTGCTGGCCGCGTTGAAGCCGATGTTGGAGGACACGTCTGTTCTGAAGATCGGGCAGAACATGAAATACGACGCGAAGATCTTGGCCCGCTATGGCGTCGATATCGCACCCATCGACGACACGATGTTGATGTCTTACGCGATGAATGCGGGCCATCATGGGCATGGGATGGACACCCTGAGTGATCGCTATTTGGGCCATGAACCGATCCCGATTAAGTCTTTGCTCGGCAGCGGGAAATCGCAGATCACCTTTGCCGATGTCAGCATTGAGGACGCAGCGCCCTATGCCGCCGAAGACGCCGATATCACGCTGCGTCTTTGGCAGCAGTTCAAGCCGGGTCTGCACCGTGCCGAGGTGACAACGGTCTATGAGACCTTGGAGCGCCCACTGGTGCCGGTTCTGGCCCGGATGGAGATGGCCGGGATCAAGGTCGACCGCGACACGCTTTCCCGGATGTCGAACGCCTTTGCGCAGAAAATGGCGGGGTTGGAGGCGGATATTCATGCCCTGGCCGGGACGCCGTTCAATGTGGGCTCCCCAAAGCAACTGGGCGAGATTCTCTTCGATCAGATGGGCTTGGAGGGGGGCAAAAAGGGCAAAACCGGCGCGTATGCCACCGGCGCGGATGTCTTGGAAGACCTTGCCTCGCAAGGCCATGATCTGCCCGCGCGTGTGCTTGATTGGCGGCAATTGTCGAAGCTGAAATCGACCTACACCGATGCCTTGCAGGACCATATCAATGCCGATACGGGGCGCGTGCATACGTCTTATTCGATTGCGGGTGCGAATACCGGGCGTTTGGCCTCCACCGATCCGAATTTGCAGAACATTCCGGTGCGAACCGAGGAAGGTCGGCGCATCCGTGAGGCGTTTATCGCGGAGCCCGGCAAGACGCTGGTCTCGCTTGATTATTCGCAGATCGAGCTGCGTATCTTGGCGCACATTGCCGGGATCGATGCGCTGAAACAGGCGTTCAAAGAGGGACAGGACATTCATGCGATCACCGCGTCTGAGATGTTCAATGTGCCGCTGGATGAGATGACGCCGGATGTGCGCCGCCAGGCAAAGGCGATCAATTTCGGGGTGATCTACGGGATTTCCGGCTTCGGCCTGGCGCGCAATCTGCGCATCCCACGGGCCGAGGCGCAGGGCTTTATCGACCGGTATTTTGAGCGCTTCCCGGGCATCAAGGACTATATGACCGAGACAAAAGAGTTCGCGAAAACAAATGGATATGTGCAGACGCTGTTCGGCCGGAAAATCCATACGCCCGAGATCAATGCCAAAGGCCCCAAGGCAAGTTTCGCCTATCGCGCGGCCATCAATGCGCCGATCCAGGGCACGGCGGCGGATGTGATCCGCCGGGCGATGATCCGGATGGAGGCGGCGATTGAGGGGCTGCCCGCGAAGATGCTGCTGCAGGTGCATGATGAATTGCTGTTTGAGGTCGAGGACGGCGCGGTGGACGATCTGATCGGTGCCGCGCGCGAGGTGATGGAGGGCGCCGCCGATCCGGCGGTGAAGCTCTCGGTGCCGCTGACGGTCGATGCGGGGCAGGGGGCGAATTGGGCGGAGGCGCATTGAGGTGCCCTGGGGCTGAAACATGCTGATTGCCTTCAACAAACCGATGAATGTGCTGAGCCAATTCACCTCTGAAGGGGGTGGCCTGGGTTGGATGGGTTCGGCCTGCCGAAAGGGGTTTATGCGGCGGGGCGGTTGGATCGGGACTCCGAGGGGCTGCTTCTGCTCACTGATAATGGGAAATTGCAGGCGCGGATCGCGTCACCACGCGCCAAGATGCCCAAAACCTATTACGCGCTGGTCGAAGGTGTGCCGGGAGCGGAGGCGCTGGAGGCGCTTCGAGCGGGCGTCGCGTTGAAAGACGGGCAAACGCGCCCGGCGCACGTCGCGGCCACCGATGTGCCGGAGTGGCTTTGGCAGCGTGATCCGCCGGTCCGCTTTCGCAAGACGGTCACCGATCGCTGGCTGCGCCTGACCTTGACCGAAGGCAAGAACCGACAGGTGCGGCGGATGTGTGCTCATGTCGGGCTGCCGGTTCTGCGGCTGATCCGATGGTCGATTGGACCTTATGATTTGACTGGTTTGGCCCCCGGTGCATGGCGCGAGGTGACCCCATGAGTAAGACGGAGACTGTCACAGTGAAGAGCCGGGCCGCGCTGAGGGCGTGGCTTGAGGCCAATCATGCCAACACGTCCTCGATCTGGCTGGCGACTTACAAGAAACATCATCCCGAGTATCTGCCGTGGAACGAGGCGGTGGAGGAGTTGCTCTGTTGGGGCTGGGTTGATGGGCAAGTGGCGGCGCTGGATGCGGACCGGATGAAGCACCGGGTCGCGCCGCGCGATGAGAACTCGACCTGGTCGGCGGTGAACAAAGAGATCGTCACCCGGATGCGCGCCGAGGGGCGGATGACGCCGGCGGGCGAGGCGAAAATCGCGGCGGCGGAAGCCAACGGGATGTGGCATTTCCTGGATGATGTGGAACGGCTGGAGGTGCCGCAGGATTTGGCGGAGGCGCTTGGCGACTTACGCCCTGTTTGGGACGGATGGCCGCGCACTGTGAAGCGTGGCACCTTGGCGTGGATCAAGACCGCCAAGACGCAGCCAACGCGAGAGAAACGCATCACCGATGTGGTTGAGAGCGCGCGGGCCGGGCTCAGGCCAAGTCCGGCCCGGCGCTAGGGCGACGCGCCGTTACACTTGACCCGGCAGCGCGGATGGCGATCCCTAGTGGCGCATCACAAGAGAGGGTCACATGAGCGCTTTGGTCTCTGTCATCAATGAAACCGGTCCGGTTGCCGAAGTGCAGCTCAATCGGCCCGAGAAGAAAAACGCGGTGACGCTGGAACTTCTGGCGGAGCTGGCGGCGGCGGGCGAGGCGCTCGCAGATCAGCCGGGGCTGCGCGCGGTTGTTCTGAGCGGCGCGGGCGGAGATTTCAGCGCCGGGATGGATACAGGCGTGTTGATGCAGATGGCCGGTCGGCTGGACGAGGTGAAGGCCGAGATGGTTGCGCCGCCGGATGGCGCCATTGCGAACCGGTTCCAACGCCCGGCCCAGGTTTGGCAAGAACTGCGGGTGCCGGTCATTGCCGCGATTGAGGGCGTGTGTTTCGGGGCCGGGATGCAGATCGCCCTTGCGGCCGATTTTCGGATCGCCGCGCCCGAGGCGAAACTGTCGATCATGGAGGCGAAATGGGGCTTGATCCCGGATATGGGGATCAGCCTGTCCTTGCCGCGTCTGATGCCGGTGGACCGCGCCAAGGCGCTGATTATGACGGGCCGGGTCTTGTCGGGGAGGGAAGCTTTGGACGAGGGGCTGGTCACGCGTGTCGCCGAGGATCCGCTGGCGGCGGCGCGCGAGTTCGCCGAGGAATTGGCCGAGAAATCACCGGATGCAGTGCGGGCGGGAAAGACCTTGGCGGATGCGCTTTGGGGCCGCGATGTAGCGCCTGATCTGGCCCTGGAAGCGCGGCTTCAGGCCGATCTGATGGGGGCGCCGAACCAAGTTGAAACCGTCATGGCGCACATGCAGAAACGCCCGGCGGTCTATAAGTAGCCCGCCGATTGAACGCTGATCTGAGCGGCGGTTTTCCGTTTTTCACGTCAGCCTGTCAGCGAAAGTCGCGCGGCCGAAGCCCTCCCCGCAAAGCGGTGCCGCAAGGCGTGATGGGTTGCGAAACCCTCTCCCGGAGACGGGTGCGGCGGGCGGCGGTTCGTTTCCGGGACAGGGATCATCGGCGCGGGCCGTCAGTGGCGTTGGCAAGTGGTGAGATGCCGCGGGCCTAGCAAGCGAAGGGGCCGCGCGATCCGCACGGCCCCCTCTTTCTGACAAGTCTTTCCCCCAAAAGACCCGCAGTATCAGGCCAGCATCACCATCGGGTTTTCGAGATTATCGACTATGGCTTGCAGAAGCTCGGCACCAAGGGCGCCATCAATCACCCGGTGATCGACGCTAAGCGTGACTGACATCACGGTGGCCACGGCCAATTCGCCGTCTTTGCCAACGATGGGTTTTTTGACGCCCGCGCCGACGGCGAGGATGGCGCCATGCGGCGGGTTGATCACGGCGTCGAAATTGTCGATGCCGAACATGCCGAGATTGGAGATTGCGAAACTGCCGCCCTGATACTCATGCGGTGCCAATTTGCGTTCCCGGGCACGGGTGGCGAGGTCTTTCATCTCAGCGGAAAGCGCGGAGAGGGACTTCATCTCGGCATCTTTCAGAACCGGGGTGAAGAGCCCGCCTTCGATCGCCACGGCCACAGCCACATCCGAGGGCTTCAGGCGCAGCGTGCGGTCATTGGCCCAGACCGAATTGGCCTCGGGCACCTGTTGCAGCGCATTGGCGCAGGCCTTGATGATGAAATCATTGACGCTGAGCTTGGTGCCGCGGGCTTCGAGTTGCTTATTGAGCTGTGACCGGAAGGCCAGCAGCGCGTCGAGTTGAATGTCGCGGCGCAGGTAGAAATGCGGGATGGTCTGTTTCGCCTCGGTAAGCCGCGCGGCGACGGTTTTACGCATCCCGTCGAGTTTGACCTCTTCAAACTCCCGGCCTTCGTACATCTTCAGGATCGTTTCGGTGGCCGGACCTGCGGCCATGGCGGCGGCGGGTGCGGCGGCGGCCGCCGGGCTGGCGGCGGGGGCTGCGGCTTGCGGCGCGGCGGTGGCGCCTTCCACATCGGCTTTCACGATCCGGCCTTTTGGGCCGGAGCCTTTGATCTGCGCCAGGTCGAGGCCTTTGTCTTTGGCGATGCGGCGGGCCAGCGGGCTGGCGAAAATCCGGCTGCCATCGGCGGCGGCGGGCGCGGCGGGGGCAGGGGCCGCGCTCTCGGAGCCCCCTGCGGGTGCCACCTCGGGCGCGGCGTCAGACGCCTTCGGCGCTTCCGGCACGGTGGCAGGCGTCGCACTGCCGACATCATCGGCGCTTTCGCCATCGTCGAGCAGAACGGCAATCGCGACATTCACTTTGACGCCCTCGGTCCCCTCGGGGACCAGGATCTTGCCGATCACCCCTTCATCGACTGCCTCGAACTCCATCGTGGCTTTGTCGGTTTCGATCTCGGCCAGAAGGTCGCCGGAGGAGACCTCGTCGCCCTCCTTGACCAACCATTTGGCCAGCGTGCCTTCTTCCATGGTTGGCGAGAGGGCGGGCATCAGAATTTCGGTGGGCATGTCTTAACTCTCCTCTGCGAGCGCCAGGGCATCAAACGGGGCGCGCGGGGTTGTTTTCCGGCCGCCAACACGCGGACCGCATCGGTCAGGGCGTGTTGATTGGCGGCGATCCATTCATAAGCGTCGCTGTGGCTCACCTTGGCATCGCGCGCATATTCCGAAGACAGGAGCGCATCACTGACCAAGACCTCCACCGGTTTGCCGTCTAGATCGACGACCACCCGGTAGGCCTGTTCCAGTTTATCTTTGCCAAGGACTTGCATGAGCTTAGCGATAGGTGACTTGTTTGACGGTCTCGATCACCTCGGCGGTGGTGGTGAGCGCCAGTTTCTCCAGGTTTGCGGCATAAGGCATCGGCACGTCTTTCCCGGTGCAATTCAGGACCGGCGCGTCGAGATAATCAAACGCATGGGTCATGATATAGGCTGACAGGTGATTGCCGATGGAGCAGACCGGGAAGCCTTCCTCAACCGTCACGCAGCGGTTGGTTTTCATCACCGATTGGATCACCGTGTCGTAATCGATCGGGCGCAGCGTGCGCAGGTCGATAACTTCGGCGCTGACCCCCTCTTCGGCCAGTTTGTCGGCGGCTTCGAGCGCGTATTGCATGCCAATGCCGAAGCTGACGATGGTCACATCCGTGCCTTCGCGCCAGATCCGGGCCTTGCCGAAGGGAATCGTGAAATCATCCAGCACCGGCACATCGAAGCTGCGGCCATAGAGGATTTCGTTTTCCAGGAAGATGATCGGGTTCGGGTCGCGGATCGCGGTTTTCAGAAGACCCTTCGCGTCGGCGGCGGAGTAGGGCATCACGACCTTCAGGCCCGGTACGTGGCTATACCAGGCCGCATAATCCTGGCTGTGCTGTGCGCCGACGCGGGCGGCGGCGCCGTTGGGGCCACGGAACACCATGGGCGCGCCCATCTGACCGCCCGACATATAGAGCGTTTTGGCCGCCGAATTGATGATCTGGTCCATCGCCTGCATTGCGAAGTTGAACGTCATGAATTCGACAATCGGGCGGAGCCCGCCAAAGGCTGCGCCGACGCCGATCCCGGCGAAACCATGTTCGGTGATCGGCGTGTCGATCACACGTTTGGCGCCGAATTCATCGAGCAATCCTTGCGAGACCTTATAGGCGCCCTGATATTCGGCGACCTCTTCGCCCATCAGATAAACCGTCTCATCGCGGCGCATCTCTTCGGCCATCGCGTCGCGCAGCGCTTCGCGAACTGTGGTGGGTTTCATCTCGGTGCCGGCGGGGTAGTCCGGCTCCACCGACTTGACGGCGACCGGCGCGGCCGGTGCAGCGGCCACAGGCGTCGGTGCAGGGGCTTCGGCCGCCGGGACTTCTGCGGCGGGCGTGGCCGGGCTTGGCACCGCCGATGCGTCCTCGCCTTCTTCTAGAAGAACGGCAATGGCTGCGTTGACCTTCACCCCTTCGGTGCCCTCAGGCACAAGGATCTTGCCGATCACGCCTTCATCGACGGCCTCAAACTCCATTGTGGCTTTGTCGGTCTCGATCTCGGCCATGATGTCGCCGGACGATACGGTGTCGCCCTCTTTGACCAGCCATTTTGCCAAAGTGCCTTCTTCCATCGTCGGAGAGAGCGCGGGCATGAGAATTTCGGTTGCCATGTCTGTCGTCTCCCTCAGGCGTCGGCGTAGATGTCGGTCCAGAGCTCTTCGAGCGCCGGTTCGGGGCTGGTTTTGGAGAATTCGGCGGCCTCGTTGATGATCTCTTTGATCTCTTTGTCGATCGCCTTCAGATCATCTTCCGAGGCATGTTTGCCCTGGAAGCAGCAACTCGCGCACATGTTCGATGGCGTCCCGTTCCTCGCGCATCTTCTGCACCTCTTCGCGGGTCCGATACTTCGCCGGGTCCGACATCGAATGGCCGCGATAGCGGTAGGTTTTGATCTCCAGGATGTAGGGTCCCTTGCCCGCGCGGCAGTGCGCGACGGCTTTCTCACCGGCGGCTTTCACCGCCAGAACATCCATCCCATCGACTTCTTCGCCCGGGATGCCATAGGCCGCGCCGCGTTCCCAATAAGAGGGCGATTTGGTCGAGCGTTTGGTCGAGGTGCCCATGGCGTATTGGTTGTTTTCGATTACGAAGACCACCGGCAAGTCCCAAAGCTCGGCCATATTATAGGTCTCATAGACTTGGCCCTGGTTCGCGGCCCCATCGCCGAAATAGGTGAAGGTCACGCGCCCGTTTTCTTTGTACTTATCTGCAAAAGCGAGGCCCGCACCAATTGGCACTTGCGCGCCGACGATGCCATGCCCGCCATAGAAATGCTTCTCTTTCGAGAACATGTGCATGGAGCCGCCCTTGCCCTTGGAATAGCCGCCCTCGCGACCCGTCAGTTCGGCCATCACGCCCTTGGGGTCCATGCCACAGGCCAGCATATGACCATGGTCACGATAGGAGGTGACGCGCTTGTCGCCTTCTTCGGCAGCGGCTTCGAGACCCACCACGACGGCTTCTTGTCCGATATAGAGGTGGCAGAACCCGCCGATCAGACCCATGCCATAAAGCTGTCCGGCCTTTTCCTCGAATCTGCGGATCAGCAGCATTTCGCGGTAGTATTCCAGCAGTTCTTCGGCGGAAACATTTGGTTTTGCGGCAGTTTTTGCCGTTGTCTTCCGTGCGGCCATGCGGGGCGGTCCTCCAGCCTAAGGCAGATAGTTTAACGTTGAACTACCCATAGC includes:
- a CDS encoding sulfotransferase family protein, whose amino-acid sequence is MGFPGTWMTESESVVYRVVPKCACSTIGQIMYYSDQGKFFDGDIHDAKDGLHKWALEDSQPKIEANVKGHKSYAFTCVRNPYTRILSSFFDKICGIQRNGKRYRGNMVPLLIQKYGIEVGGDDGKQEFDQIKSFRRFLLFARDTIRWRRPMDPDIHWSAMSGHVSTFIVNGGRYDHIFWTEAFNDGMQTVIDAIPMAHEVKLDGVPRFNESEGHGPKRAHPVEEYFDDLSMHLVYEIYKRDFQLFKYDFEDPSNKMPIGEIDLDEVHAKLGD
- a CDS encoding DUF5928 domain-containing protein, with amino-acid sequence MAKIAFILLCHKDAPAIIQQAERLTATGDYVSIHFDARAKPADYAAITSALADNPGVVFARKRIKCGWGEWSLVQASLYALEAAEAAFPKATHFYMLSGDCMSVKSAAYAKKFLDGADKDYIESFDFFTSDWIKTGFKRERLVYRHLVNERKHKWLFYALFNTQRRLGLERKIPEDIQIMIGSQWWCLRRRTIEAVLKFCRQRPDVIRFFRTTWIPDETFFQTIVRHLVADVEIESRSLTFKMFSDYGMPVTFYNDHYDLLLSQDYLFARKISPEATFLKERLGALWASDKTDFALSGDGRRLHGFLTGRGRIGRRFAPRFWEREATLGQDRELLMIVCKKWHVAKRLLHAAEAATGITGIEYLFDEAGCDVPHLGGIERTLEKRNRHRRALMRMLFDYHNTDRMMICLDPNNIDLIGDFTSDRANTKLLEIQCTFDDRYLIGHAERVGLAAPDSPPEVIGRILPTLRYEFDYESARIREAEFPNHLRLRQDRSTDENTEVLQSFFRSTKETAWKLAETPHLFAD
- a CDS encoding ABC transporter ATP-binding protein encodes the protein MSGNAIELTGLRKTYAAAGRGAAKEALKGVDLTIPQGSIFGLLGPNGAGKSTMINILAGLVTKSSGKVNIWGFDQDVNPRQSRAAIGVMPQELNLDPFFTPRGALEVQAGLYGVPKAQRRTDEILALIGLEDKAEAYARSLSGGMRRRLLLGKALVHSPQILVLDEPTAGVDIELRQMLWANVRKLNEQGMTIILTTHYLEEAQEMCDEIAIINHGEVIVRDRTETLLAQMDAKTLVIMPEGVAGPVQTPDGVECSKRADGALVFSYRRSTVSADTILQAVRAAGITIRDVATEEPNLEDVFVELTSTKAPAA
- a CDS encoding zinc-finger domain-containing protein, which produces MTQDAPETEVVSTWRVACDGGEGALGHPRVWLQIGQDVGWAECGYCDKKYIHEDFADQLDKD
- the polA gene encoding DNA polymerase I; the encoded protein is MAFGKGHHLHLVDGSAFIFRAYHALPPLTRKSDGLPIGAVSGFCNMIHKMIESNTGPDAPTHAAVVFDKGSHTFRNDMYDQYKANRDAMPEDLRPQIPLTREATKAFNLACLELEGYEADDIIATLARQARDAGGRCTIISSDKDLMQLVGGGVEMLDAMKNARIDSEGVEAKFGVGPDKVIDVQALAGDSVDNIPGAPGIGVKTAALLINEYGDLETLLQCAEEIKQPKRRETLINFADQIRLSKRLVTLDAETPIDVTLESLEVKDPEPEALMGFLAEMEFRTLTRRIAEQMGVEAPEIKEVAAPVTEAAPEVKPFDISAYEIVREMPALEAWIAKAHAVGYVAVDTETTGLNEMTAELVGVCLSTAAGEGCYVPVGHKEGGDDLFGGAKLADGQLPLDDVLAALKPMLEDTSVLKIGQNMKYDAKILARYGVDIAPIDDTMLMSYAMNAGHHGHGMDTLSDRYLGHEPIPIKSLLGSGKSQITFADVSIEDAAPYAAEDADITLRLWQQFKPGLHRAEVTTVYETLERPLVPVLARMEMAGIKVDRDTLSRMSNAFAQKMAGLEADIHALAGTPFNVGSPKQLGEILFDQMGLEGGKKGKTGAYATGADVLEDLASQGHDLPARVLDWRQLSKLKSTYTDALQDHINADTGRVHTSYSIAGANTGRLASTDPNLQNIPVRTEEGRRIREAFIAEPGKTLVSLDYSQIELRILAHIAGIDALKQAFKEGQDIHAITASEMFNVPLDEMTPDVRRQAKAINFGVIYGISGFGLARNLRIPRAEAQGFIDRYFERFPGIKDYMTETKEFAKTNGYVQTLFGRKIHTPEINAKGPKASFAYRAAINAPIQGTAADVIRRAMIRMEAAIEGLPAKMLLQVHDELLFEVEDGAVDDLIGAAREVMEGAADPAVKLSVPLTVDAGQGANWAEAH
- a CDS encoding pseudouridine synthase; this translates as MDGFGLPKGVYAAGRLDRDSEGLLLLTDNGKLQARIASPRAKMPKTYYALVEGVPGAEALEALRAGVALKDGQTRPAHVAATDVPEWLWQRDPPVRFRKTVTDRWLRLTLTEGKNRQVRRMCAHVGLPVLRLIRWSIGPYDLTGLAPGAWREVTP
- a CDS encoding YdeI/OmpD-associated family protein, with product MSKTETVTVKSRAALRAWLEANHANTSSIWLATYKKHHPEYLPWNEAVEELLCWGWVDGQVAALDADRMKHRVAPRDENSTWSAVNKEIVTRMRAEGRMTPAGEAKIAAAEANGMWHFLDDVERLEVPQDLAEALGDLRPVWDGWPRTVKRGTLAWIKTAKTQPTREKRITDVVESARAGLRPSPARR